A stretch of the Acyrthosiphon pisum isolate AL4f chromosome A2, pea_aphid_22Mar2018_4r6ur, whole genome shotgun sequence genome encodes the following:
- the LOC100158835 gene encoding valine--tRNA ligase, translating to MEEPPVKTAKQLEKEAKKLAKLEKFKQKQDQKQNTPKEEKKEKKEPVKKEKEVAVYDQDTKPGEKKDVSCPMPDSYSPAYVEAAWYSWWEKEGFFKPEYGKKNVLEDNPKGKFIMIIPPPNVTGSLHLGHALTNAVEDAITRWNRMNGKTTLWNPGCDHAGIATQVVVEKKLWREENKNRHDIGREKFIEKIWEWKKEKGDRIYTQLKLLGSSLDWDRACFTMDPKLSHAVTEAFIRLHENGDIYRSNRLVNWSCALKSAISDIEVDKIELPGRTFLSIPGYKEKVEFGILVSFAYKVVGEDETIVVATTRIETMLGDTAVAVHPSDPRYRHLHGKYVQHPFCDRILPIVCDNFVEKDFGTGAVKITPAHDPNDYEVGKRRNLPFITIFNDDGVIIGDCTEFNGMKRFEARKAVLQALKKKNLYCETVDNPMVVPICSRSKDVVEPLIKPQWYIRCDQMAKQASEVVKNGELMIIPSQHNKTWFHWMDNIRDWCISRQLWWGHRIPAYFVTIDNQPLSSINEDDCWVSAYSEEEALQKAVKKFNVPKEKITLRQDEDVLDTWFSSALFPFSIFGWPDQTDDLKMFFPGTLLETGYDILFFWVARMVFFSQRLMGCLPFKKIFLHSIVRDAHGRKMSKSLGNVVDPIDVIKGISLENLNKQLADSNLDPKEIEKAKAGQKQDYPNGIPECGTDALRFALCSYMSQGHDINLSILRVQGYRFFCNKLWNAIKFALMYFKKEFVPSPLSEIVNLNNMDTWILSRLSLAVETCNTSFENYELNGATTACYNFWLYDLCDVYLESLKPVFASNDIDKIETVQNILFYCLDTGLRLLSPFMPFITEELYQRLPHSDITRYPSISVALYPETIKYFWRDLKTENEFEIVQKIVHSIRSALSDYNVPKSSKTETYINCSDEGTLQIVTKFKLEIATFANCSKVELANASSIPIGCAILPISDKCQVHLLLKGLIDTSKEIEKLKKKSDLLTQTVEKLNKAMSVPDYETKVPEDVRNANKDKLKQSQDELDRLTEAIGVLKIMDS from the exons atggaAGAGCCACCAGTAAAAACAGCCAAGCAATTAGAAAAGGAAGCCAAGAAATTGGCCAAATTGGAAAAGTTCAAACAAAAACAAGATCAGAAACAGAATACACCAAAAGAAGAA aaaaaagaaaaaaaagagcCAGTTAAGAAAGAAAAAGAAGTAGCAGTGTATGATCAGGATACTAAACCTGGTGAAAAGAAAGATGTTTCATGCCCTATGCCTGATTCATATAGCCCAGCATATGTTGAAGCTGCATGGTATAGCTGGTGGGAAAAAGAAGGATTTTTCAAACCAGAATATGGG aaaaaaaatgtattggaagATAACCCCAAAGgaaaatttattatgattattcctCCTCCTAATGTGACGGGATCTTTACATTTGGGTCATGCTCTCACTAACGCAGTGGAAGATGCAATTACTCGATg GAATCGAATGAATGGTAAAACTACTTTATGGAATCCTGGCTGTGACCATGCAGGAATTGCAACTCAAgtagtagttgaaaaaaaattgtggcgtgaagaaaataaaaatagacatGATATTGGTCGTGAaaagtttattgaaaaaatatgggaGTGGAAAAaaga GAAAGGTGATCGTATATATACTCAACTGAAGTTGTTAGGATCTTCATTGGATTGGGACCGTGCATGTTTCACTATGGACCCTAAACTCAGTCATGCAGTCACAGAAGCTTTTATACGTTTACATGAAAATGGTGATATATATAGAAGCAACCGTCTTGTAAATTGGTCATGTGCTTTAAAAAGTGCTATTTCTGATATTGAG GTAGACAAAATTGAATTGCCTGGTCGAACCTTCCTGTCCATACCAGGTTATAAAGAAAAAGTTGAATTTGGTATTCTTGTATCATTTGCTTATAAAGTCGTAGGAGAAGATGAAACAATTGTTGTAGCTACCACTAGAATTGAAACCATGTTGGGAGATACAGCTGTAGCTGTTCATCCATCTGATCCTAGGTATAGACACTTGCATGGTAAATATGTGCAACATCCATTTTGTGACAGGATACTGCCAATAGTTTGTgacaattttgttgaaaaagatTTTGGAACAG gtGCGGTAAAAATTACTCCGGCTCATGATCCTAATGACTATGAAGTTGGTAAACGTCGTAACTTaccatttataacaatatttaatgatgATGGTGTAATTATAGGTGATTGTACTGAatttaat gGAATGAAACGATTTGAAGCACGTAAAGCTGTTTTACaagcattgaaaaaaaaaaacctttattgTGAAACAGTTGACAATCCAATGGTTGTGCCTATTTGTAGTCGTTCCAAAGATGTTGTTGAACCACTAATTAAACCACAATGGTATATTCGTTGTGACCAAATGGCTAAACAAGCATCAGAAGTTGTCAAAAATGGTGAACTCATGATTATACCGTCTCAACACAACAAAACTTGGTTTCATTGGATggataatattag GGACTGGTGTATATCAAGACAACTTTGGTGGGGTCATAGAATTCCTGCATATTTTGTTACTATTGATAATCAACCTCTAAGTTCT ATTAATGAGGATGATTGTTGGGTAAGTGCATATTCAGAAGAAGAAGCTTTACAAAAAGcagtaaaaaaattcaatgtcccaaaagaaaaaattactcTTCGACAAGATGAAGATGTTTTAGACACTTGGTTTTCTTCAGCTCtgtttccattttctatatttGGATGGCCTGATCAA acagaTGATTTAAAGATGTTTTTCCCCGGCACTCTATTAGAAACTGGTTATGATATCTTATTCTTTTGGGTAGCTCGCATGGTTTTCTTCTCCCAGCGTTTAATGGGTTGTTTACCATTTAA gAAAATCTTCTTACATTCCATTGTACGTGATGCACATGGCCGTAAAATGAGCAAGTCATTGGGTAATGTCGTTGATCCCATAGATGTTATTAAAGGTATATCATTagagaatttaaataaacaacttGCTGACAGTAACTTGGATCCGAAAGAAATAGAAAAAGCTAAAGCAGGACAGAAGCAAGACTACCCTAATGGAATCCCAGAATGTGGAACAGATGCATTACGGTTTGCTTTATGTTCATACATGTCTcaag GACATGATATAAATTTGAGTATTCTCCGTGTTCAAGGTTATCGTTTTTTCTGTAACAAACTTTGGAATGCCATTAAGTTTGCACTCATGTACTTCAAAAAAGAATTTGTACCTTCCCCGTTATCAGaa attgtGAACTTAAATAACATGGATACGTGGATTTTGAGTCGCTTATCATTAGCTGTAGAAACATGTAATACTTCATTTGAAAACTATGAACTCAATGGTGCAACGACTGCATGCTATAATTTTTGGTTATATGATTTATGTGATGTGTActtg GAATCACTCAAACCAGTATTCGCCTCTAATGATATAGACAAGATTGAAAccgttcaaaatatattattctactgTTTGGATACAGGATTGAGATTATTATCACCATTTATGCCATTCATTACTGAAGAACTTTACCAAAGATTGCCACACTCTGATATTACTAGATATCCTAGTATATCTGTTGCTTTGTATCCAGAAACA ataaaatatttttggcgggatttaaaaactgaaaatgaatttgaaattgttcagaAAATTGTTCATAGCATTAGATCAGCATTATCAGATTATAATGTTCCTAAAAGTTCAAAAACTGaaacatatattaattgttCTGATGAAGGTACATTACAAAttgtaactaaatttaaattagagaTTGCTACTTTTGCCAATTGTAGTAAAGTGGAACTTGCAAATGCGTCTTCTATACCAATTGGATGTGCTATTCTGCCTATATCTGATAAATGCCAAGTGCATCTTTTATTGAAG GGCTTGATTGATACATCCAAGGAAAtagaaaagttgaaaaaaaagagTGACCTATTAACTCAAACTGTAGAGAAACTAAATAAAGCAATGAGTGTACCAGATTATGAAACAAAAGTTCCCGAAGACGTGAGAAATGCAAATAAGGACAAACTTAAGCAGTCACAAGACGAATTAGATAGACTCACTGAAGCAATTGGAGTACTGAAAATAATGGATTCATAA
- the LOC100167728 gene encoding DENN domain-containing protein 1B isoform X2: protein MGSRIRNDVVRLFECFCEVAGPSKEITVPWILQKFPEHYRKDELLETVPNFAYPCDFDRTMIQHYSFVLTNAESKWIFGFCRHDPKSETALVVLSYLPWHESFYKLLNCISNLTNSNNSKDLWPFLESVYNSKLPIKGLDLKINSDSGEELFVCQSPIQFQLPSIPENRNLTEYYSAVDCQNMIIIFASMLFERRIIFTSKKLYRLSACVQSANAVLYPMNWQHIFIPVLPQSLIDYLLAPMPYLIGLPHSLFQSLQRNDLGDVVILDADNNTIETPFDDLENLPTDVVSTLRRQLRNKGTLLGDGVSRAFLRALVKLIGGYRDALKFHQGERITFNKEAFIESRSANMQPFLKKMLELQIFQQFIEERLEMLNAGLGFSDEFEMEVCNYHEKSSNRLKHQYKDWTFTMKREGTALFKTVKNAVKERGKDFRLAYKDIRSKFNAPNKNPRTKIGTHPNSAPNSPSMQKRQSWSHTTASASYRKETANGLQKLTTSQNFKDSSISPLPQINLNLMEDLKEVIFRTCDNDDPRKYTSSWDDSVKSNFIINDDLINSSFGSMPSESPMETKDLIRLDSTSSIDDFDPLNSPTNSHGLVPGVGLSNPLYQYFVPLNKTQLETKNNNDLLNEYGLNFDLLSCTDQPGPSMSTSQPPVPPLPPKPPNFKSNWTKFE, encoded by the exons ATGGGGTCACGGATAAG gaATGACGTTGTTCGATTATTTGAGTGCTTCTGTGAAGTAGCTGGTCCAAGTAAGGAAATTACAGTACCATGGATTCTCCAAAAGTTTCCAGAACACTATAGAAAAGACGAACTGCTTGAGACTGTACCTAATTTTGCTTATCCTTGTGATTTTGACAG AACCATGATTCAGCACTACTCATTTGTACTGACCAATGCTGAATCGAAGTGGATTTTTGGATTTTGTAGACATGATCCTAAATCTGAGACAGCTTTAGTTGTTCTCAGTTATCTTCCTTGGCATGAAtcattttataa attattaaattgtatatctaATCTcacaaatagtaataattctAAAGATCTATGGCCATTTTTGGAATCTGTATATAACAGTAAACTACCAATCAAAGgacttgatttaaaaattaatagtgatAGCGGTGAAgag ttATTTGTTTGTCAGTCGCCAATTCAATTCCAGTTACCAAGCATTCCAGAAAAT agAAATTTGACAGAATATTACAGTGCAGTCGATTgccaaaatatgattattatatttgcatCTATGTTATTTGAGCGccgtattatttttacttcCAAAAAACTATACAGATTGAGTGCCTGTGTTCAATCTGCTAATGCAGTTCTATATCCAATGAATTGGCAACACATATTTATACCAGTATTGCCTCAGTCACTTATTGATTACTTATTAGCACCAATGCCATACTTGATCGGTTTACCTCACTCATTATTCCAA agtTTGCAGCGTAATGACTTGGGAGATGTTGTTATTTTAGATGcagataataatactatagaaacTCCATTTGATGATTTAGAAAATCTTCCAACAGATGTG gtatcaACTTTAAGACGACAGTTACGTAATAAAGGTACACTGTTAGGCGATGGTGTTTCTAGAGCATTTTTACGTGCTTTAGTTAAGTTAATTGGTGGCTATAGAGATGCATTAAAATTTCACCAAGGAGAacgtataacatttaataaagaAGCATTTATTGAGTCTAGATCAGCAAATATgcaaccatttttaaaaaaaatgttggaattGCAGATTTTTCAACag TTTATAGAGGAACGATTAGAAATGTTAAATGCAGGACTTGGTTTTTCTGATGAATTTGAAATGGAAGTTTGCAACTACCACGAGAAATCTAGTAATAGATTAAAGCATCAGTATAAAGATTGGACATTCACTATGAAACGTGAAGGAACtgcattatttaaaactgttaaaaatgcG GTTAAAGAACGTGGAAAAGATTTTCGGTTGGCTTACAAAGACATTAGATCAAAATTCAACGCTCCAAATAAAAATCCTCGAACTAAAATTGGTACCCATCCAAATTCTGCACCAAACTCTCCTTCTATGCAGAAGAGACAATCATGGTCACATACAACAGCATCTGCTAGTTATCGTAAAGAAACTGCCAACGgattacaaaaattaactaCATCACAAAA tTTCAAAGACTCTTCGATTTCACCGCTACCACAAATTAACTTGAATTTAATGGAAGATTTAAAAGAAGTTATATTCAGAACTTGTGATAATGATGATCCACGAAAGTATACATCa tcCTGGGATGATTCAGTCAAATCAAACTTCATCATCAATGATGATTTAATCAACTCTTCCTTTGGGTCTATGCCAAGCGAGAGTCCAATGGAAACTAAAGATCTGATTCGATTGGATTCAACTTCTAGTATAGATGATTTTGATCCTTTAAATAGTCCAACTAACAGTCATGGTTTGGTACCAGGAGTAGGTCTTAGTAATCCACTGTATCAGTATTTTGTTCCATTAAATAAAACTCAATtagaaaccaaaaataataatgacctCCTTAACGAATATGGATTAAACTTTGATTTGTTAAGTTGTACTGATCAACCAGGCCCATCCATGTCAACAAGTCAACCACCTGTACCACCATTACCACCCAAACCaccaaattttaaatcaaattggaccaaatttgaataa
- the LOC100167728 gene encoding DENN domain-containing protein 1B isoform X1, translating into MGSRIRNDVVRLFECFCEVAGPSKEITVPWILQKFPEHYRKDELLETVPNFAYPCDFDRTMIQHYSFVLTNAESKWIFGFCRHDPKSETALVVLSYLPWHESFYKLLNCISNLTNSNNSKDLWPFLESVYNSKLPIKGLDLKINSDSGEELFVCQSPIQFQLPSIPENRNLTEYYSAVDCQNMIIIFASMLFERRIIFTSKKLYRLSACVQSANAVLYPMNWQHIFIPVLPQSLIDYLLAPMPYLIGLPHSLFQSLQRNDLGDVVILDADNNTIETPFDDLENLPTDVVSTLRRQLRNKGTLLGDGVSRAFLRALVKLIGGYRDALKFHQGERITFNKEAFIESRSANMQPFLKKMLELQIFQQFIEERLEMLNAGLGFSDEFEMEVCNYHEKSSNRLKHQYKDWTFTMKREGTALFKTVKNAANPTVRNAVKTVKERGKDFRLAYKDIRSKFNAPNKNPRTKIGTHPNSAPNSPSMQKRQSWSHTTASASYRKETANGLQKLTTSQNFKDSSISPLPQINLNLMEDLKEVIFRTCDNDDPRKYTSSWDDSVKSNFIINDDLINSSFGSMPSESPMETKDLIRLDSTSSIDDFDPLNSPTNSHGLVPGVGLSNPLYQYFVPLNKTQLETKNNNDLLNEYGLNFDLLSCTDQPGPSMSTSQPPVPPLPPKPPNFKSNWTKFE; encoded by the exons ATGGGGTCACGGATAAG gaATGACGTTGTTCGATTATTTGAGTGCTTCTGTGAAGTAGCTGGTCCAAGTAAGGAAATTACAGTACCATGGATTCTCCAAAAGTTTCCAGAACACTATAGAAAAGACGAACTGCTTGAGACTGTACCTAATTTTGCTTATCCTTGTGATTTTGACAG AACCATGATTCAGCACTACTCATTTGTACTGACCAATGCTGAATCGAAGTGGATTTTTGGATTTTGTAGACATGATCCTAAATCTGAGACAGCTTTAGTTGTTCTCAGTTATCTTCCTTGGCATGAAtcattttataa attattaaattgtatatctaATCTcacaaatagtaataattctAAAGATCTATGGCCATTTTTGGAATCTGTATATAACAGTAAACTACCAATCAAAGgacttgatttaaaaattaatagtgatAGCGGTGAAgag ttATTTGTTTGTCAGTCGCCAATTCAATTCCAGTTACCAAGCATTCCAGAAAAT agAAATTTGACAGAATATTACAGTGCAGTCGATTgccaaaatatgattattatatttgcatCTATGTTATTTGAGCGccgtattatttttacttcCAAAAAACTATACAGATTGAGTGCCTGTGTTCAATCTGCTAATGCAGTTCTATATCCAATGAATTGGCAACACATATTTATACCAGTATTGCCTCAGTCACTTATTGATTACTTATTAGCACCAATGCCATACTTGATCGGTTTACCTCACTCATTATTCCAA agtTTGCAGCGTAATGACTTGGGAGATGTTGTTATTTTAGATGcagataataatactatagaaacTCCATTTGATGATTTAGAAAATCTTCCAACAGATGTG gtatcaACTTTAAGACGACAGTTACGTAATAAAGGTACACTGTTAGGCGATGGTGTTTCTAGAGCATTTTTACGTGCTTTAGTTAAGTTAATTGGTGGCTATAGAGATGCATTAAAATTTCACCAAGGAGAacgtataacatttaataaagaAGCATTTATTGAGTCTAGATCAGCAAATATgcaaccatttttaaaaaaaatgttggaattGCAGATTTTTCAACag TTTATAGAGGAACGATTAGAAATGTTAAATGCAGGACTTGGTTTTTCTGATGAATTTGAAATGGAAGTTTGCAACTACCACGAGAAATCTAGTAATAGATTAAAGCATCAGTATAAAGATTGGACATTCACTATGAAACGTGAAGGAACtgcattatttaaaactgttaaaaatgcG GCTAATCCTACAGTAAGAAATGCTGTAAAAacg GTTAAAGAACGTGGAAAAGATTTTCGGTTGGCTTACAAAGACATTAGATCAAAATTCAACGCTCCAAATAAAAATCCTCGAACTAAAATTGGTACCCATCCAAATTCTGCACCAAACTCTCCTTCTATGCAGAAGAGACAATCATGGTCACATACAACAGCATCTGCTAGTTATCGTAAAGAAACTGCCAACGgattacaaaaattaactaCATCACAAAA tTTCAAAGACTCTTCGATTTCACCGCTACCACAAATTAACTTGAATTTAATGGAAGATTTAAAAGAAGTTATATTCAGAACTTGTGATAATGATGATCCACGAAAGTATACATCa tcCTGGGATGATTCAGTCAAATCAAACTTCATCATCAATGATGATTTAATCAACTCTTCCTTTGGGTCTATGCCAAGCGAGAGTCCAATGGAAACTAAAGATCTGATTCGATTGGATTCAACTTCTAGTATAGATGATTTTGATCCTTTAAATAGTCCAACTAACAGTCATGGTTTGGTACCAGGAGTAGGTCTTAGTAATCCACTGTATCAGTATTTTGTTCCATTAAATAAAACTCAATtagaaaccaaaaataataatgacctCCTTAACGAATATGGATTAAACTTTGATTTGTTAAGTTGTACTGATCAACCAGGCCCATCCATGTCAACAAGTCAACCACCTGTACCACCATTACCACCCAAACCaccaaattttaaatcaaattggaccaaatttgaataa
- the LOC100167728 gene encoding DENN domain-containing protein 1B isoform X3, which translates to MIQHYSFVLTNAESKWIFGFCRHDPKSETALVVLSYLPWHESFYKLLNCISNLTNSNNSKDLWPFLESVYNSKLPIKGLDLKINSDSGEELFVCQSPIQFQLPSIPENRNLTEYYSAVDCQNMIIIFASMLFERRIIFTSKKLYRLSACVQSANAVLYPMNWQHIFIPVLPQSLIDYLLAPMPYLIGLPHSLFQSLQRNDLGDVVILDADNNTIETPFDDLENLPTDVVSTLRRQLRNKGTLLGDGVSRAFLRALVKLIGGYRDALKFHQGERITFNKEAFIESRSANMQPFLKKMLELQIFQQFIEERLEMLNAGLGFSDEFEMEVCNYHEKSSNRLKHQYKDWTFTMKREGTALFKTVKNAANPTVRNAVKTVKERGKDFRLAYKDIRSKFNAPNKNPRTKIGTHPNSAPNSPSMQKRQSWSHTTASASYRKETANGLQKLTTSQNFKDSSISPLPQINLNLMEDLKEVIFRTCDNDDPRKYTSSWDDSVKSNFIINDDLINSSFGSMPSESPMETKDLIRLDSTSSIDDFDPLNSPTNSHGLVPGVGLSNPLYQYFVPLNKTQLETKNNNDLLNEYGLNFDLLSCTDQPGPSMSTSQPPVPPLPPKPPNFKSNWTKFE; encoded by the exons ATGATTCAGCACTACTCATTTGTACTGACCAATGCTGAATCGAAGTGGATTTTTGGATTTTGTAGACATGATCCTAAATCTGAGACAGCTTTAGTTGTTCTCAGTTATCTTCCTTGGCATGAAtcattttataa attattaaattgtatatctaATCTcacaaatagtaataattctAAAGATCTATGGCCATTTTTGGAATCTGTATATAACAGTAAACTACCAATCAAAGgacttgatttaaaaattaatagtgatAGCGGTGAAgag ttATTTGTTTGTCAGTCGCCAATTCAATTCCAGTTACCAAGCATTCCAGAAAAT agAAATTTGACAGAATATTACAGTGCAGTCGATTgccaaaatatgattattatatttgcatCTATGTTATTTGAGCGccgtattatttttacttcCAAAAAACTATACAGATTGAGTGCCTGTGTTCAATCTGCTAATGCAGTTCTATATCCAATGAATTGGCAACACATATTTATACCAGTATTGCCTCAGTCACTTATTGATTACTTATTAGCACCAATGCCATACTTGATCGGTTTACCTCACTCATTATTCCAA agtTTGCAGCGTAATGACTTGGGAGATGTTGTTATTTTAGATGcagataataatactatagaaacTCCATTTGATGATTTAGAAAATCTTCCAACAGATGTG gtatcaACTTTAAGACGACAGTTACGTAATAAAGGTACACTGTTAGGCGATGGTGTTTCTAGAGCATTTTTACGTGCTTTAGTTAAGTTAATTGGTGGCTATAGAGATGCATTAAAATTTCACCAAGGAGAacgtataacatttaataaagaAGCATTTATTGAGTCTAGATCAGCAAATATgcaaccatttttaaaaaaaatgttggaattGCAGATTTTTCAACag TTTATAGAGGAACGATTAGAAATGTTAAATGCAGGACTTGGTTTTTCTGATGAATTTGAAATGGAAGTTTGCAACTACCACGAGAAATCTAGTAATAGATTAAAGCATCAGTATAAAGATTGGACATTCACTATGAAACGTGAAGGAACtgcattatttaaaactgttaaaaatgcG GCTAATCCTACAGTAAGAAATGCTGTAAAAacg GTTAAAGAACGTGGAAAAGATTTTCGGTTGGCTTACAAAGACATTAGATCAAAATTCAACGCTCCAAATAAAAATCCTCGAACTAAAATTGGTACCCATCCAAATTCTGCACCAAACTCTCCTTCTATGCAGAAGAGACAATCATGGTCACATACAACAGCATCTGCTAGTTATCGTAAAGAAACTGCCAACGgattacaaaaattaactaCATCACAAAA tTTCAAAGACTCTTCGATTTCACCGCTACCACAAATTAACTTGAATTTAATGGAAGATTTAAAAGAAGTTATATTCAGAACTTGTGATAATGATGATCCACGAAAGTATACATCa tcCTGGGATGATTCAGTCAAATCAAACTTCATCATCAATGATGATTTAATCAACTCTTCCTTTGGGTCTATGCCAAGCGAGAGTCCAATGGAAACTAAAGATCTGATTCGATTGGATTCAACTTCTAGTATAGATGATTTTGATCCTTTAAATAGTCCAACTAACAGTCATGGTTTGGTACCAGGAGTAGGTCTTAGTAATCCACTGTATCAGTATTTTGTTCCATTAAATAAAACTCAATtagaaaccaaaaataataatgacctCCTTAACGAATATGGATTAAACTTTGATTTGTTAAGTTGTACTGATCAACCAGGCCCATCCATGTCAACAAGTCAACCACCTGTACCACCATTACCACCCAAACCaccaaattttaaatcaaattggaccaaatttgaataa